Genomic DNA from Lentisphaerota bacterium:
AAGCCGAAGGTGATCGTCACGCTCGGCGCCACCGCCGCCAAAGGCTTGCTCAACGCGCAAACCGCCATCTCCAAGCTGCGCGGGCACTGGACCCTCTACAACGACATTCCGCTGATGCCGACGTTCCACCCCGCGTACCTGCTGCGCTTCCCGCCCGCGAAACACGACGCTTGGAGCGACCTCAAGAGCGTGCTGAAGCGGCTGGGCAAACCGGTTCCGAAGCACGGGTAGTGCCGTGCGTGCGCACCTCGGCGGTGTCGCTCAGTCCGTCGCCGTCGGTGTCGGCCAAATCCACCCGCGTGCCCAGCCGCTGCTCCTCGCCGTCGAGGAGCCCGTCGCCGTCCGAATCAAGGCTGGTCATTACCTGTACTCCAAATTTAGAATTGCTGCCCCGAGGGGCGTCGGGTATACTCACTCCATCGCAGCTTGTGGTGAAGCAGGAGGTTTGGCATGGCAGATTTGACAGAGGCGCAACGGAACGCGGTGCGGCAATGGGTGGAAGGGGGCGCATCGCTTTCGGATGTCCAGCGTCGCCTGAAGGATGAGTGGGGTGTTTCGCTGACGTATATGGATGTGCGGCTGCTGACGCTCGATGTCGGCGCGCAGGTCAAGGACAAGCCGGAGGCTAAGAAGACGCCTGCGCCGCCGCCCGACGCCGCCGCCGGGGATGAACTGGCCGACGATGCGCCTGAAGGCGTGACGCCCGCCGACGCGTCGCACGAACCGCCTGCAGGCGGCGGCCCGGTCTCGGTTTCGGTCTCGCTGGACCGTCTGATTCGCCCCGGCTCAATGGTCAGCGGCGATGTCACGTTCTCGGACGGCAAGAAGGCGCGCTGGATGCTCGATCAGATGGGCCGCCTGGGCCTCGACGGCGTGCCTGCGGGCTACCGGCCGGCTGCTGAGGATGTCCGCGAATTCCAAGTTCAGTTGCAAAAACTGCTGGCGTCCAAAGGATATTAGAGCGGCCCGCCGTTGGCCGAACACCGAACACGGGGCACACCATGACGATTGGATTTCTGGGGTCGGGCAAGATGGCCGAGGCGATTCTGGCCGCGCTGCTCTGCGGAGGCGGCGCGAAGGCGGGCGACCTGATGGCGTGCGATGTGGCGCCGGACCGGTTGCGGATGCTTCGCCAACGGTATCGCGTGCCGGTCACCGAGTCGCCGGAGGAGTTGCTGCGGCGCTGCGATGTCGTGGTGCTGGCCGTCAAGCCGCAGGACCTCGACGCGCTGTTGCGGCGGATTGCACCGGCGGTCCTCAAACGCCATCTGCTGATCTCCATTGCGGCAGGCAAGACGCTGGCGGGAATGCAGGGCCTTGTGGGCGCTGGAACGCGCCTGGTCCGGGTGATGCCCAATCTGGGACTGATGGTCGGGGCCGGAATGAGCGCGTATTGTCTGGGAACGGCGGCCCGCGCGGCCGACGGCAGGACCGTGCGCAAGATTCTGGGCGCGGCTGGCCGGGTCGTCGAGCTGGCCGAGGCGCACTTTGACGCCGTGACCGCGCTGAGCGGGTCGGGGCCAGCGTTCTTTGCCTACGCGATGCAGGCGCTGGCCGACGGCGCCGCCGCACAGGGATTGCCCGCC
This window encodes:
- the proC gene encoding pyrroline-5-carboxylate reductase, whose amino-acid sequence is MTIGFLGSGKMAEAILAALLCGGGAKAGDLMACDVAPDRLRMLRQRYRVPVTESPEELLRRCDVVVLAVKPQDLDALLRRIAPAVLKRHLLISIAAGKTLAGMQGLVGAGTRLVRVMPNLGLMVGAGMSAYCLGTAARAADGRTVRKILGAAGRVVELAEAHFDAVTALSGSGPAFFAYAMQALADGAAAQGLPAATARELAAQTMFGAAKVLIETAQAPETFIRAVASPKGTTAEGLAVLEKSALRGILARTIRAAARRSAELSRI